The nucleotide sequence AAGTCCCCTTCTTGCAGCCCGTTTGACCTCACAAAATCCCCTGAATTATCATTGTATTGAGTGTTCGACCAAATGCCAACCATGAACTGAAAAACTATattactgaagaagaagaagaatgagacTCTTGATTCACCTGTATTCTCCAATAAATACATTCTGCTCTTGTTGTTGGGCCAGAACCTGTAGCATAGCCGAGATCAACACGCTCGGAATCAAGCAATGACAAAACGATGCCAATGGAACTGGAAGGCGCATATACCTGTAGCGCATGTTCCACACCTGGGATGTGCCGATGTCCTCCATGGGGATGGAGATCCCATCCCTCGCGTCCAGCTCCGGCAAGTGGGTCTCCGCTTCCTTCTGTTGGATCAAAGAAGGACAGACGAATCAGACTCCGTTAAAGGTTTCGGAGAAAGACAACGAGTACTAAATCCTGAGATCATGGAAGCACGGAAGAATCGACTTCTAATCAAACCATGTCGAGGATGTTGTCTCACTTTGGGAAGCACGATCCGGCCCAGGCTACCCACGTcgctctgcttcaacaccttctGCAGCAGGAACTTCAAGTTCTTCTCACCCTTCCATCCCTGGATTAACGTCAATGATTAGAATCCACCGAGCAGTGCGCTGTTTTCAGATCAAGGACGGACCTGGCGCTTCTCCGAGGTCGAAGCGGTGGTAAGCTGAGGCCTCTGCGGCAGTTGCGCcgcaggcggcggcggcgtcTGTTGCATGTTTGAAGCATTCTGCGCCTCGGCCATGTGGTTCATCTGGTGGGACGAGGAGGACATGCTGGTCCAGAAACCCCAATTCCTTGTATTCGAATGAGACGATCCGTTTGCACCCTCGGTGGATCCGACGGGATGATGAGCATGCTGCAGGTGCAGCGGCTGATTGTGGTTGCGGTGCTGGTGGAGAGAGGAGAAGCGCCGCTGCCTCGCCATCCGCTTCTTCCTCGCCTCCTTCGTCGCGGAAGTCGTCCCAGGTAGTCGTTGGCCTTGGTGGTACATCGGATGGCCCAGAAACTGGTTCGTCATACCCCCGGAATACTGCGGCGGCGCCATGGACAGCGGGTGGGAAGCGGAGGTGCCTGGGTAGGGCGCAAACTGAGGTAAGGTTGAGGCTAACCGCGCCGGCCACGGTCCCCCTGCGGGGTCGACGAAGTCCGGAGATGGAGAAAAAGGTTGGTTGTTGACGACGACACTGCTGGTGCCACAGCTGTGGTGGTAAGGATAAGGATTGGCTGTTGCACTGGGATACCCCATCTCACCGTTGCCGCCGCCGGCGTAGGCGCCCAGTAAGGCTGGATGCGTAGCCGCCGTCGAAGGATCCATGGAGTAGGGGCTCCAAGGATTGCAGTTGTAGTCGAGTTGATTAGGGTTAGGGGAGATGGGAAACGGCCGGGGCTGGTGGTCGTAGGAATACGGCAACCGATGGCGCTTCCTCTGGAGATGGTTGTTCTGGACCCAGGTGAGTATGAGCTTCAGCAGCTGCGTCCTGCCCTGCTTAGTACGGCCGAGGCGGCGGGCAGCGCACTCGATGGTGGCGCGCTTCAGCTTGATGCTACGGAGGTCCTCCGGCGAGATCGAGTCCTTGTTGCTCCTTAGCCACTCCAAGAATATCCTCGCCAGTTCCTCCGAAGACTCCTCCTCCTGCGCTTGCTGCGGCACTCCTTCCCCGTGACCATGCAAACGACCTTCTTCTACAGCCTGACACGGCTTCTTCTCATGACTCCCGACGGCTTCATCCCCGCCGCTGATATCGGCCGCACTGGCTTCGTCGGCGTGGAAGAGGGAAGGCGGGTCCCAGGGATCAATCGACAGATCGAAGAGGTCGATGTCCCCGAGGATGTCGAGCCCATCGGCGAACTCGCTCGACTGGTGATGGTCtaacggcggcggcagcggcggaagCATCATTATGTCGTCCACCGACTGAACTTCGGCCGCCTGCTGCTGCATGTCGGCCACCCTGCCACTGTCAGGGACCTGTAAGAAGgaccaagaggaggaggaggaagaagaagaagaagaagaagaagaagaagatgaagcggAGGAACAAGAAGACAGGACTGCGTTCTTTGCATGCAAGGTGGAAGCGGAGGACGGCGAGGGGGTGGCCGACGGTGAAGACAGGCATGGGAAGTCGGGCAAGCAAGGAAATGTGTCCTCGGAGAAGATGAGATCCTCCCCGTCTATATTCAGCACGATGTCGTCCACTCCTGCCGCCGTGTCTCCTCCACAACCAACTCCTAAAACTTTTTCCTCTCCTTCGACCTTATGATCTGCCATGGCTTCCTCCGCCTCGTCGGAGGCAAACAGCACATCTCCCTGCTTTCGCCGACTCTCGCACTCCACGGTCTGAGATATTTTGTTCTCTAGTCCTATTTCACAAGGATTGATCAAGAACCATTTCCAACCACTATGTATATAACAGGATGAGGGCATACGAAGGAAGGGGGAGTAGTCTTATCAACTTGTATATATCCTTTGTCTTTCCTCTGGTAAATGTAAAACACAACCGACAAAGACGAAAGAAGGAATATAATTAACAAAGGGAGCAGGACTTACGACAGAAGTAACCTGAAGGCGGAGGCCGAGGAAGAGGGTGCGTGAGCGTGGGCGAGGCCATGTGCCTGAGGTCGGGCCCCCACCACCTCCCCCACccccctagagagagagagagagagagagatttgttgTGAAAGAAACTGAAACGGCTGCCTTCTCCTAGGAAGCGaaggcaaaataataataataataataataataataataataataataataatacaagggAAAGCGACCCCTCCTCTTCCTTACTGTGTAGTCAGTCCTTTGCCTTTTCACACTACCATTAAAAAGAGGAATTATAACgcgagaaaagaaaaacaaaaaaaacagaaGAGAATGCAGAACCAGTCATCAAAAGATCGAGATGAACAGAACCGGCAGAAAAAGAAAACACAATAAATaacaaagaaaagaagaggaaaggAGAAGGGATataaaggaggaggaggcggggGGCGACGGGAGACCGCGCCCACTCGTCTCCTGCACAGTTTCCTGAGTCGCCGGGAGAGGAAGCGGGCGAGCGAGATGGCTACAGTTACAGACCACGAACAAGGAGGAGCGCAATCCGGAGGCCTACTGCTGTTGCCATCGCCTGTTATGTGCTCCGCAAACCGGCACTGCCACGAACCACACCGAATGCGTCAAACTCTCTATTCCTACCTATCTCATACCAACGCCGACCTCATCACATTAATTCCAaacgaaaaataaaagaagataatGATGAACGTAAATGAAAACTACGTGCTATTATTTCCTACAAACAAAAGTAAGTCTTTGATATAGCGTCACATGAGATTGGCAAGAGAggagtggagagagagagagagagagagagagagagaggggggggg is from Musa acuminata AAA Group cultivar baxijiao chromosome BXJ1-6, Cavendish_Baxijiao_AAA, whole genome shotgun sequence and encodes:
- the LOC135677764 gene encoding regulatory protein viviparous-1-like, whose amino-acid sequence is MADHKVEGEEKVLGVGCGGDTAAGVDDIVLNIDGEDLIFSEDTFPCLPDFPCLSSPSATPSPSSASTLHAKNAVLSSCSSASSSSSSSSSSSSSSSSWSFLQVPDSGRVADMQQQAAEVQSVDDIMMLPPLPPPLDHHQSSEFADGLDILGDIDLFDLSIDPWDPPSLFHADEASAADISGGDEAVGSHEKKPCQAVEEGRLHGHGEGVPQQAQEEESSEELARIFLEWLRSNKDSISPEDLRSIKLKRATIECAARRLGRTKQGRTQLLKLILTWVQNNHLQRKRHRLPYSYDHQPRPFPISPNPNQLDYNCNPWSPYSMDPSTAATHPALLGAYAGGGNGEMGYPSATANPYPYHHSCGTSSVVVNNQPFSPSPDFVDPAGGPWPARLASTLPQFAPYPGTSASHPLSMAPPQYSGGMTNQFLGHPMYHQGQRLPGTTSATKEARKKRMARQRRFSSLHQHRNHNQPLHLQHAHHPVGSTEGANGSSHSNTRNWGFWTSMSSSSHQMNHMAEAQNASNMQQTPPPPAAQLPQRPQLTTASTSEKRQGWKGEKNLKFLLQKVLKQSDVGSLGRIVLPKKEAETHLPELDARDGISIPMEDIGTSQVWNMRYRFWPNNKSRMYLLENTGDFVRSNGLQEGDFIVIYSDVKCGKYMIRGVKVRQPVEARAPSSRNTGKAHQRRNGLEKMAGASKMKGRSLIHDDADKYDDDDDDDDDVPPSMHG